From a single Capsicum annuum cultivar UCD-10X-F1 chromosome 12, UCD10Xv1.1, whole genome shotgun sequence genomic region:
- the LOC107851655 gene encoding very-long-chain enoyl-CoA reductase, with the protein MFQSFVYEEPNPIITVITVVTFSFLAYLGISEICGKHLQYSKFWNVNASAGSSTSSNFLQGKLSSRIGMFVLYAPACVMGFASFLMYPDGGTRFMMVKSVVTVHFLKRVLEVLFVHKYSGGMILGSALLISSSYFMFAAVMVYIQHLTLGYQEPEVDLKYIGLLIFLVGICGNFYHHYLLSKLRDSKEKGYKIPRGGLFSVVICPHYLFEIIGFVGISFISQTSFSFYCALGVALYLMGRSYVTRKWYLSKFENFPKNVKALIPFVF; encoded by the exons atgtttcaaaGTTTTGTGTATGAAGAGCCAAATCCAATCATCACAGTAATAACTGTGGTGACTTTTTCGTTTTTAGCTTATTTGGGTATCTCTGAAATATGTGGGAAGCATTTGCAGTACTCTAAATTTTGGAATGTGAATGCAAGTGCTGGTTCTTCTACTAGTAGTAATTTTTTGCAGGGAAAATTGTCTAGTAGAATTGGGATGTTTGTACTATATGCACCAGCTTGTGTTATGGGTTTTGCTTCATTTTTGATGTACCCTGATGGTGGAACTAGGTTTATGATGGTTAAATCTGTTGTTACTGTCCATTtcttgaaaagggttcttgag GTTCTGTTTGTTCACAAATACAGTGGTGGGATGATTCTTGGTTCGGCGCTCCTTATTTCATCCTCCTATTTTATGTTTGCTGCAGTCATGGTTTATATCCAACACTTAACTCTAGGATATCAGGAGCCAGAAGTTGATCTGAAGTATATCGGTTTACTGATATTCTTAGTCGGAATCTGTGGCAACTTTTATCATCATTACCTCCTTTCCAAGCTCCGAGACAGTAAAGAGAAGGGCTATAAAATCCCCCGAGGCGGCCTTTTCAGTGTGGTCATATGCCCTCATTATCTTTTCGAGATTATTGGCTTTGTAGGGATTTCGTTCATCTCCCAGACATCGTTTTCGTTTTATTGTGCTTTGGGTGTAGCTTTATATCTGATGGGAAGAAGCTATGTTACTAGGAAATGGTACCTTTCTAAATTTGAGAATTTTCCTAAGAATGTAAAGGCTCTGATTCCTTTTGTTTTCTAG